The DNA region TAAGATATTTTGCGAGTCGAGTGCTCCAACATGTACTTACatcactgattttttttttggaatttctttAGGCGCACAAGTGAACACAAACGACATCATCCTTCGAACAGCTCTTCCAATAGCTCCTCCAATTCATGGGGAGTCCTTGTGGAGGGCCTATTGCTCTTCCCTCTCTCCGTTCGATCCGCCAAGTACTTGTTGTAACCTGAAATGACTTTCTCGATGACGGCTTTGCGCAATCTCTTTCTAAGCTCAGGGTTTGGAACCTTCCACAGCTTTTGCGTGGCGTAAGTTCTTTCGAATTCTGATTCGAATTTTGCCAGCACCCCACCGCATCTCTGGAAACAGTGAGGTATGTCATGGTACAAGCAAGACAGCACTGGCTCCCAAGAGGCATCGAGGTAAGCTCCTATGTAGCTCTGGATCCTGACTAGGCCATCCATATTCGAATCTGTTTCAATTTGTTGCGCAAGATTCGGATCTGGTTGGTTAACATAGTCCTCCATTGGAGTAAGTCTTTCCCTGGAATCTCGCTTTCTGGACGTCTGGATCTTGTAATCTTCGATCGGAGTCCAGGACGGCAGGAGCAAGGATGAAACCTTCTGCCAGATGAAGCTGCAATTGTTCATCAAGAATATGTACCGGAGTCCGGGATCAGAGATAAAATTTGATGTCTTCTCGAGCTGCTTCTCCAAGCAGGATATCATATCCTTGATGAGGTTGAGAACCGAGCTTGAGTAGTAATCAGGTTTGGACAAGAGCATTTCGAAGCGGTGTAGGTCCTGCAGGATGAAATTGAGCGCACCTTCGTTGCGCGACAACAGCATGATGTAGTTCATCGTCAACCTGGTGGTCTTGTGGACTCCCCCGACCTCCGGCGAGACTCGCCAGCGGTCGTCtctcaagaaggaagctctgaCTTTCTCCATCATGCTCCATATGGCGTCGCTCAGCTTGTTCCTCTTCTGCAGGAAGACAGCGTTCATGGCGTCGAACATGGAGGTGCTGGACGCTTCTTTGAACAAGGCCAGGACGGTCGGTGAGTCATCCACGATGCAGGTGTACACCTGCAGCATCCCCGGGAGCGTCTCCGGCGCCTGGTGGTCGTTcagagcggcggcggccacggcgTCCACGAAGGCAAGCATCCTGAGGATGCTCGCCTCGGCAAACCGCGTGAACTGTGACACCTCCTGATCGCGCTCCGCCATTTTTCCGGTGGCCAGCAGCAGGAAGTGCTGGATGGACTTCTTGACCCCGCCGACGGTCGGCCTCTTGGCACGGAGCTCCAGCTGCGTGATGCAGAGCACCTGCACCATGGTCTTGAGAGCTTTGATCCACCTCTCCATCAAATCTTGGAGGGAGGCGCATCCGTCTtccagctgcagctgcagctgcactATGTCTCCTTGTTTCCCAATATGGAGAACCCACTCCACGTCCAGCTCCCGGAACCAGCACCCGGGAGGAGCTCGTAGTGCGCCAAACGAGCGGCCACCGCCGAACGCTCGGATCAGGTCCTTCATGTAGCCGTCATGGACCATCTGCAGCGCGATGGCCCGGAGCTCCTGGACCCAGTCTGGGGCTGCAACCCACCAGTCGGAGAAGGACAGGTCGCCGTCGGAGGAGAAGGACAAGGACCGGGGAGAGCAACGGGCCGATGCATCTGAGGCCGGACTTGAGGCCGAGCTACCGCTCGACCCGGAGTAGCTGCTCCCttctcccgccgcagtgtctcTGCTCGGGGGCAAGAACTGCGCCGACCTGCACAGGCCGCCGGAGACGGCGACTCTCCGGATCGAATCGCGGTAGGTGGACAGCGGGGTGTACTCGAACCGGACGCTCCCCAGCGCCGGCGCGAGGAGCATCCCTGACGTGCCGCCGCCGTACTGCATCATACATGCACGTTTTTGAGGCAACCCTAAGCATGCATACTTAGAAATTGTCATATATAAAGACAGTTCGTTTTATTGAAGCAGTGAGTGCACCGAGCATTATTTTTCTCAGCGATGCCGGTCAATAAATTACAAACCGCGTAATCGCGTGGTAGTTGCAGGATAGGGATGGGGATGGATCGTTCCGCCTTTTGCACGAAACGCATCGTTTAATATGGTATAGATTATTTTTTCcgattaatatggtaattttatttagaatttttattgagatattttgcttcctaaaCTGTATGGAAATCGAGgtactaatttttcataatttttaattccgaatttagctatttttcaatcgtatttgatatagactctttatttaaatCTAGATCGTTAGATGTTCACAATAACGAGTAGTCAAGattctttttttagattaacATGGTAATTCTGTGGCTTTGAGAGTGAATGTGATGTCTCTTTTTCCACTTGAATATTAAGTTGAATTTTTCTTTCttagactatatttgatatggatacttcttttttctattctaaccccaatttcaattgttatttaatttattttatttgaactttttatttagatattttgcttcccaaactgTATAGAAGTCGAACTActaattttccataattttCAATAGTAGGGTTagaattatgattttttatttattattatgaattttaacaATTGATTAATtctattttacatggactctttatttagttatttgattttataataattttatttttctaatacTATATTCGATATGGATTCTTCATTTTTCTATTCAaaccctaatttcaattattattaattttattttatttggatcctttatttagatgttttgcttctcaaaccatatggaaatcaaattattattatttttataatttttaattccgaatttatctatttattaattatatttaatatgaactctttggtttaatctagaccattagatgttcataacaatgagtgatagagattcttttctttttagattaatgtggtaatttcgtGGACTTGAGAGCGAATATGGTAGCTCTTTTATcccttaaataataatataatatatgttTATTAATTTTCTATCATCTTGCGTGACTCCCTGCTCCCGCGTCCCGCGCCTTATTTCTTTTCCACGCGCGCCCGCGGGCGCGGAAGAATCTACCCGCGTCGATTGATCGAAATAACAAGACCGAGGCGTAGACGCGTAGTGCTGCTGCGCCTTCAACCGACGCGACGGAGACGCGGTGCCCACGCATGCATCGACGTCTGCCGCGCGTGGATCTTCGAGCGCGCACGATCGCGCCCAAGGCGTCGGCGTAAATAACTGTGGCCGTGCGCGGCGGCTCTGGGTAATGGATCGTGTCCCTGCGAGTTCCAGCGGTTTCAAACACCGTTTCATCGCTGATGGTTGAAGAGGTATGAGTGAActtttattttattgtattttttttatgatattgaGAGttaataaattttcttttctcgaAAACAAATCGATGATCGTTAACCACAAATATTAAACAATAATAATTGATAAGATCTGAAGTATAAATTATTCATAACAATGAAAACATTtaaggtaataaaaagaattaaaaaattataattataatataacTTTACAGACTACGGAATGCAGCAAGACTGTCAATGATTTTCTAATATAAAAGTAGCAGGCAAACCTAATCATATAAAACCCTTTGTTTCTGAAACCAGCTGCCCATACCGTCTACTGCACGACTGTTCACAGGAGCAGTTCCCGGCCGCGCCCGTCCGTCCGATCCACGCCCCGCTCCTCCGATCTCCGATCCACGGCGCACTCGCCTACCCCACACCAATCGTCTCCTCGCGTGCAGCTCAGAAGCTTCGCGCGAGCTCCTCGACGAACTCCAGACTCCCCTTCTTCTCTCGCTCCGCCCACCTGCTCCTCACCCCTCCACCTACCCCTAACCGCGACTAGCAGCAGTCCTCCTGCCGACGCCGGTGTGGCccacccccctccccccggCGCTAGCGGCGAAAGAACTGACGCTCTTCCTCACCTCCGTAGTACCACCGGCGCCCGCGCCATCCACCCCGGTGCCACCAACTGACGCTCTCATTTCATGCACCAACTGCTGTTCAACGGTTAAGACGCTTGGCTAATTTTGAAGCCTTAAAATTCTCCAAGCCAATTGCATCTTTATCTGAGACCTTAGTTTCTCGAATGAAAGAGAAAAGTGTTGAGAGCAATGGAAAATATATCTCAGTGCATCTTCGTTTTGAGGAGGTTGGATTTCTTTCATAAAAGCTCGATGTTTAATATATTCAGCAACCAGAGATCCACCCTTTTCCATTTAACTCTTGATGTTTTAATATGCCGCCAGTGTTATGAAATAATAGAGGCATCTGCTAATTGTTATCTTGCAGGATATGGTTGCCTTCTCATGTTGTGTctatgatggtggtgatgaggagaagaaagagatggATACATCCAGAGAAAAAAGGTTGGAGAGGAAAGTTTACTAAGAGAGGACGGGTAATAAAGCCATGAGTGATAAGAATGAATGGAAAATGTCCGCTAACACCTTTGGAGGTATGTCACTATCTAATATCAGAAGGCGGAACACCTGCTTTAATGAAATTCCAGATATTTGTTGTCAAGCAAATTTTGCTTACCATACTCTGTGCATTTTCTTTTATCCAATTAAAAACAGGTTCATTTAGGATCACTGCACTGTTTACCTTGAAGATTTTGGCCTTTGTCTGGTAGCAGATTTGGCAAGGAACCTGGTGGCCTTCACTTATTTATCCTTGATTGTCATACAGGTCAGTTCTGCCTTTTTCACACATACAGCACAAAATTTTTACCGTTTCACAAAATAATTGTCCCCACAGCTAGCAATTTACATATCGTAAACACATGCGAAGTCCCGGCTTATTGCTTGCCATATTGGATCTGGTGGGTTTTCTAAatgacaaaatattttatttccttacTCACCTAAAAGTAGTGAAGCAAGAAAGAGTTGCCTGCATTCTTTCTGTTGAAAACAGCATGGTGATTCTATATACGGTTTTTAGTGACGATGTGTTAACTACTCAAATGATGTTTTAAATGTTGAGTACTAAAACCAGAAGAATCCCTCATAATTTTTTGCATGACTTTGTCATTTCGTTCAAAATCAAATGCAACTACATCATCAGACTAATTCTGTTATCATCACGTTCCCACTGGTGGCTTCCCTCTCCCCGAGAAAACCGACCCTCTTGGTACCATTGCTGCTGCTCCATGGGGATTTGCTTTGATTGTGCCAATTTCATACACATACATAGCCATGATGGGCTCCCAGGGACTCACCGATGCTTCACAGATTGCGATACTGAATGCAAACTACATGGCAAAACGTCTAGAAGTACTTTATATTCATGACAGCATACCCTTAGCATGAATTTTGCAGAAGCATTGCTAATTCCTGTTGTTCTATGTTGTCAAGAACATGTCAAATCTCTCCTACATGATGCACAATGTTTCTTGCTGTGAAAAGTAAAGATCCATCAAATAACTATGCCTTAACATTTGTTTTGTCCCCTTAAACCCAACTAATAAGAAAAGCTAGGGTGAAATAAAAAACCTGATGATATTATAATTACACTTGCTTCCCCATTCGTAACCTCATTCTGCTGATTTTAGATccaacttttttttattctccATGCAGCTACCACTTTTTTGTGTATTGTTTTCTATGTGCAACTGTGCCGCCCGCGGCAACGCGCGGGGTGTAAGCTAGTTAAATACTAATTCGGTATAGCCACTTCCTTTTGGCCTGATCTTGGCAGAATATGACAATTAGAAGCACTACTTAGGAGATGAAAGATAACATGAACTGCCGGACTAGAAATGGCATGAGCTTGACATTATCCGATTCTAAACCCAAATACCGTCATTTCATAAGTAAGGAAAATGATGTCGTATATCCTTGATCAGGACCTTTTCATTGTTATTGCCTGAAAAATatcttgcaacttgttttcttTTCCACGAAATTTGACGATTCTATTCTGAAATATGTTACTCGATTCAGACCAATTTGTTCAATGTGAAAACTACATATAGTTAATCCTAGCCTTAAGATATTCTCTTTGCAAAGTCCATCAATTCATCATGTGTATGAGCAACACTATTTACCACTCATAAACATGTTGCCAAATTGAGACACACAACCAAATTATGCATTCCACTAACCAATAATACAGAACACTGAAAAAACTGGCTAGTCACAAATCACACTGAAAAATACAAGAGCCAAAACGCCACGAAGTTACATTATAATTGAATttcattttaatattttctcCTTTCCTGTTAGCATTCAGAGGAGCATCACATTTTCAAAGTGACCTCACAGATCTTCAGAACACAAGTTACACAAGAATTAGCCACCACAAGTACATGACTAATATGGACCTGGCTCACGCCCACAAAGGAGCCGCTCACGCCCGCACCGCCTCTGCCGCCGTAGTCGCCCAgactcagtgcccaggtcgtaCCATCGTGCCCTTGTCCAGTCATCCTCGTGGGTCAGCGACTTAGCGCGTGGGCGCGTCTGCACATGGCAGTAGGTTGCGGCTTGGGCTACGACCTGTGTCGGTGACATGAaaaccaggggtcctcgagtcccgaggccaggacagcagaatgttacgtggcgccttccctcggggactatctccccgaggcccgagaagatcCAGTTCcggaaggggtgctcggggccatgaacagtggtccctgagtacccgagttccccgaaggCCCGAGAAggcacagttccgggagaggacgctcggggctaTAAACAGTGGTCCTCAAGTACCCgtagttctccgaggacccgaaaagagccagttccgggagagggcgctcggggccatgaacagtgatccccgagtacccgtagttcctcgaggactcgagaagagccagttccgggagaggacgctcggggccatgaacagtggttccagagtacccggagttccccgaggaccgagaagaggcatatccgggagagggcgctcggtgctatgaacagtagttccctagcacccagagttccccgaggacctgagaagccccttaccggtggaccccacaagggctcagcggtgaggggtcaattggtgagaggtccgatgctgcatttaagaggtagcgtggcctgtcacttccaaccactctccccatACCTGTCGTACTGGGTacatcagtccctgccaccacctGGCAGGAAGACGTAggggacatttaatacgacgggtcccatcgcacgtcactcTGCGCGGCTCAGAGATATCGTCGTTGGGCTCGAGGCGCGTCGCCTGCCCTCTGCTGCATCAGACCTGCTCTGATCGGGCGAGCATGCGGGGTTGCTCGGCGGCTGCCCCgtgggcccccctgctgcacccgctaaaaggtggcttaatgggcgacaggaccggccaagggcgcattttcaaccccctgtaacatcaaactgcagccccatgatggttgctttctatttatggcttatgggaactcgtgccctccttcctgggcacgccaagcctccccgacaggataaaaggggtGCTGCACCTCGGAGAGAAAAAAGGTGAggtaaaggaaaaagaaggtgAGAAAAAGGCGACCACACACGAAGCACAAAACCGAgcagaagctcagagagatcggcacttgaagactgaagctctagacttagacaaaaatccttgtaacacagagatccagaaaaaggtttcccagagcattaatagcatacacacaggagtagggtattacgctccgtgcggcctgaacctgtctgaaatccctcgagcatttactcccactagcaaaCGATCgtccgtcccgcctacatctctcatactcgcattaaatccacgtacgaggtagattcagaatcatccccccggccgaatctcaaagggggtccctcaggttCCCCGCTTGAgaagttcatcctccgacagcatccctgaatccaccttgttttctgcaggaaaaatggcAGGCGGACATCGTCTGTAGCGCACTGGCTCAAACTCGAGCGAAGAAATGGAGCACGTGCCTCAGGAGGCCTCAGCTCCCGctgttcctcagcagcagcagtagtcgGCTCGTACGACGCCCCTCCCTTGGAGACAActgcgctgggcccatcagggcccccgccgccgcaggcGGGCCGCCCAACCCTCAGCAGGCGGTAAACGTTCCTGCCGCAAGATCTACGTCCTGACAGCGCTGGGCGTCGttacggcgtaggctcgcctacGGTGATGCTAGCCCTGGGAGTgcgttgcttgcggcgcaagcactcctcaggcacccgcctatccaggcagcgggggaaaccccagaaggccgttggttgcaggaggtggccgccttggtgggcacggctcaccggcaggtgctggccgaaagttcccgtgccacctcccaccgcggtgcaACAAAAGCCGgtccatcttcgggtggcggcagAATCGGCCGGGGGggctccaggcggagcgccgctcCCCTAGTCACAACAGGAACTCAGGACCGCTGCTTGCACCTTAATGAGCAGAGGGCTGTcgaggatgcgcgcgtcactctcgagcgccaccgGGAATCCCggcgcgaggccgaggcagaggaccaggcttcctttATGCCGGCCCGCGACCGTCGGGGTTCCCCGGCGCACCGGCGTTCGCCCCCCAAGGGCACTGCTGGCACTGTGGGATACGGCGCGGGCTGCCGCGCattcactagtgagctccgtcgggtcaactggaCCACGAAGTTTCGGCCAGAACTACGGGAGAAATACGACAGGTctatcgaccccgtcgagttcctccaaatctatacCACCGCCATTCAAGCTGCGGGCGgaaatgaaaaggttatggccaactactttcacattgccttgaggggctctgcctgctcttggcttatgaacttacctcCAAGATCTATTAGCTCAttgatgatctgtgccaccaatttgtggctaattttcagggcacctcCACACGCcctggcttggagtgcgacctccatgccgtcaagcagcaagAGGGGAGACGCTGAgacgcttcatacagcgcttcagctaggtccgcaacaccatcccgcggattaccccccatgccatcattgtcacgttccggcagggcgtccacgacgagcggatgcttgaaaagctagATACGCATGAGCTCGAAACccaccgcggagctcttcacgttggctgacaagtgcgccaaggcggcggaggctcgggcgtggcatgtcccgcgccctgaacaacccgctgccgacaaggcaggtccttcccgctctgataggtgggaaaagaaaaggagaaagaagcgCGACGCTACCCCTGTCGTGCCGGCGGAGGGCCCTACCCGCAGGCCGGCACGCCGGGCGGCTGTCGACAAGAaacccgctcccgcgaggcccgaaCCAGGAAAGTGgtgtgaaatccaccaaactgactggcacgacctcactgagtgccggtcgatcaaaggcctcgtcgagcggtgccagaaggagcgcgaggagcgccgcagAGGTGGCGACGACAAAGCCGCCCCCGAAAACCAAGAGCACtggttccaagagcccgagcacaccgtcgctttcatcgatggaggtgcgtacacgccctcctctcgccgctgcgtcaagacaatgcggcgggaggtgtgctcggcaaccctgGGCGCTGCGGCCGcgaggcctctgaagtggtcggaggccccgatcaccttcagtctggcggatcaccccgtgagtactgcaggggtggggcgactgcctctggtagtatccccaccatctgcaatgtcaaggtcagccgggtgctgatcgacgggggtgcaggcctaaacctcctgtcccaggaggcaTTTAAGAAGTTGCATGTACCTTcgaggcgcctaaagccgtccctccccttctacggggtgacgccaGGGCACACCTTGcctctcgggcaggtcgagctgcccgtcacattcgggagccgggacaattttCGGACGGAGAATGTCGTCTTCGACGTCACGGAGGTCCCTCTGCCCTACAACGCaatcctcgggcgtccgacgctcactcggttcatggtggtcacgcactacgcctacctcacggttaagatgccgggcacAGCCGGCCCCATCTTCGTGCCCgtcgagaccggcagcgccgtctcctgcgccgagcagctatactcggccttggtctctgctcgggacgaggtcgaaggacacccagggggcccgggaccctcttcatccaaaccccgactcgccatcgacgcctccatccccacgaaggtggtcgtggtgggcgaagactcgtctcaggttgtcggtgacatgggaaccaggggtccccgagtccctaggccaggacagcagaatgccacgtggcgccttccctcggggactatctccccgagggccaagaagacccagttccgggaggggtgcttggggccatgaacagtggtccccgagtacccgagttccctaaAGACCCGAGAAGTTACAGTTCCGGGAGagcgctcggggtcatgaacagtggtccccgagtacccgtagttccccgaggacccgaaaagagccaattccgggagagggcgctcggggccatgaacagtggtccccgagtacccgtagttccccgaggacccgagaagagccagttccgggagaggacgcttggggccatgaacagtggtccatGAGTACTCGGAGTTCCCCGATAACCGAGAagaggcatatccgggagagggcgctcgaggctatgaacaatagtccccgaggacctgagaagccccttaccggttgtcggtgacacaggaacccggggtccccgagtcccgaggccagaacagcagagtgccacgtggcgctctCCCTCGGGGGTtttctccccgaggtccgagaagatcaagttccgggagagggcgctcggggccgtgaacagtggtccctgagtgcccgagttccccgatgacccgagaagaccaagttccgggagagggtgctcggggtcatggacagtggtctccgagtgcTTGAGTTCCCTGATGgctcgagaagaccaagtgtcgggaagagggtgctcggggctatgcaCAGTGATCCTCGAGCACCTAAGTTCCTcgatgacaagaaaagccaagttccaggagagagtgctcggggccatgaacagtggcccccgagcactcgagttccccgaggacccgagcagtcagttccgggagagagtgctcagggctatgaacagtggccctcgagcactcggttccctgaggaccagagaagtccttcgccggtggtccccacaagagctcagcggtgaggtgtcaactggtgagaggcccgatgccgtatttaagagggcgcgtggcctgtcacttccaaccactccccccacgcttgctgtcagtccctgccacggcctggcaggagggcgtgttgacatttaatgcacaggtcccatcgtgcgtcatccggcgcgactcgggataacgtcgcagagctcgaggcaccccgcctgccaccctgctgtgtcaggctcgtgCTGATCAGGCAGGCACGCTGGGCTGCTCgatggctgctcggtgggccctcctcGCAACGCTcgttgaaaagcggcatgatgacgaacaagaccggatgggggcgcgttttcaacccttcCCGTCAcatcgcgcagcagcccatgaaggttgctttctatttatggcgtctcggagctcgcgccatcctttctgggcacgctaccgccctcAACGGATATAAAAGCGAGGCGGGCTCCCCGGAAGAGAGAGGATGGAACAAAGAGGATCGACAGAGATcagatcgaagaacaaggaTGAAACACACAGAGACTTAGATcgaccaaagaacaaggagcacgaagctctagacttagacagatattcttgtaacccagcagatccttagagagacattctcagagcgtTTATagcagacacacaggagtagggtgttaagCTCGGTgtggtccgaacctgtctaaaaatcccccgaGCATTTACTCTTTCCTGCATTCGACCATTTCACCCCacttgcatctcatttactcccatttatttcacgtacaaggcagattcagaatcatccccccggcagaatctcaaaaggggtcccttcggatccctgcttgtggagttcaccctccgacagctggcgcgccaggtaggggggttgcatccctgaatctgttttgtttcttgcagaaaagatggtaggtggacatcgtctccgacgcaccggctccagctctagcgaagaagtggagcccatcgctcaggaggccccagtctctGCTGCccctcagcagcagccacggtccactcgtacggcgctcccctctcatggggacaacggcgctggacccagcagggccaccgccgtCGCAGGCGGGCTGCccaaccctcagcaagcggcagatACTCCTGCCGCGAGATCTACGTCCGGGCAGCGCCGGGCGCTGTTTtggcgcaggctcgccttcggcgatgctagtcctgggagtgcgttgcttgcggcgcaagtactcctcaggcacccacctgtccaggcagcgggggaaaccctaGAAGGCCGCTGGCTTCAGGAAGTGGCCGCCTTGGTAGGCACGACTCACCgacaggtgctggccgaaagctcccaTGCCACCTCCTGCCGCGACGCAACCAAGGTcggtccatcctcaggtggcggcaAAGCCGGccagggggcctccaggcgaagtgccgcccccctggccataACCaaagctcaggacctccgcttacacttAAATGAGCGGAGGGTCAttgaagatgcgcgcgtcaccctcgagcgccaacgggagtcccggcacgaggtcgaggccgaggaccaggcctcctctatGCCGGTCCATGACCGCTGGGGCTCCCCGGTTCGCTGGCGTTCACCACCCAAGGGCGCCGTTCGTGCCGTAGcatacggcacaggctgccgcgccttcaccaatgagctccgtcgggtcaactggcccacgaagttccggccagaactaccggagaactacgacgggtccatcga from Phragmites australis chromosome 8, lpPhrAust1.1, whole genome shotgun sequence includes:
- the LOC133926274 gene encoding exocyst complex component EXO70E2-like; the encoded protein is MMQYGGGTSGMLLAPALGSVRFEYTPLSTYRDSIRRVAVSGGLCRSAQFLPPSRDTAAGEGSSYSGSSGSSASSPASDASARCSPRSLSFSSDGDLSFSDWWVAAPDWVQELRAIALQMVHDGYMKDLIRAFGGGRSFGALRAPPGCWFRELDVEWVLHIGKQGDIVQLQLQLEDGCASLQDLMERWIKALKTMVQVLCITQLELRAKRPTVGGVKKSIQHFLLLATGKMAERDQEVSQFTRFAEASILRMLAFVDAVAAAALNDHQAPETLPGMLQVYTCIVDDSPTVLALFKEASSTSMFDAMNAVFLQKRNKLSDAIWSMMEKVRASFLRDDRWRVSPEVGGVHKTTRLTMNYIMLLSRNEGALNFILQDLHRFEMLLSKPDYYSSSVLNLIKDMISCLEKQLEKTSNFISDPGLRYIFLMNNCSFIWQKVSSLLLPSWTPIEDYKIQTSRKRDSRERLTPMEDYVNQPDPNLAQQIETDSNMDGLVRIQSYIGAYLDASWEPVLSCLYHDIPHCFQRCGGVLAKFESEFERTYATQKLWKVPNPELRKRLRKAVIEKVISGYNKYLADRTERGKSNRPSTRTPHELEELLEELFEG